The Verrucomicrobiota bacterium genome includes the window CGTGGATCGGCGCAATTACCAACGCGCGCCCAAGCCAGTGCGCGAACACCTGGCGGAACCCGGAGACCACTGGCGGTTCGATGGCTTGGCGAACCTGGTATTCCTGGGAGCCATCCTGGGAGCCGTCTTTATTTCCCATCCTCCATTTGTGCGCGAGGGCATCATGATTGCTGCCGCCTTGGGTTCCTGGTTCACCACCAAAGAGCCTATTCATAAGGCGAACCACTTCACCTGGCACCCGCTCCAAGAGGTGGCCATCCTCTTCCTCGGCATTTTTGCGACGATGATGCCCGCCTTGGATTGGCTGGAGAACAATGCCGCCACGCTAAACCAACCGGGCGTCGCCTTGTTCTTTTGGGGCAGTGGCACCTTGTCCAGCATTCTGGATAACGCGCCCACCTATCTGAGTTTCCTATCCGCTGCGCTGGGTAAATTCGTGCCGGGCGACGCCGTCCAACAAATGCAAACGCTGCTAGCCACTGGCATTCCCGCCCAGGCCGCGTTTTCCGGGCCGCACGCCGAGGGATTGCGCAACACCCTCCTGGCGCTGCAACAGTATCACGCCGGCGACTTGGCCACCCGCCAGGTCACCTTGGACGAAATTAAGATTTGTTACCTCCTCGGGAATGCGAACTTGAACGCGTTCATCGTCGCCATCAGCGCCGGTTCGGTCTTTTTTGGTGCCAACACCTACATCGGCAACGGCCCGAATTTCATGGTCAAAGCCATCGCCGATCACCAAAAGGTGCATACCCCCGGCTTTATTGGTTACGTCTTCAAGTACACCTTGCCGTTTATGCTGCCCGTATTGGTCCTGATCTGGCTGATCTTCTTCCGATAACTGCGTTTCCCTCAAGGCTTCCGATGGGAGATTCAGACACGG containing:
- a CDS encoding sodium:proton antiporter; translated protein: MVHAYEPSPWMILPFGTLLAVIALAPLLFAEWWGRHYAKVAFTLGLVTVGYYLCVLPSAAHAKVLGTAEEYFSFICLIGSLYVVSGGIHISVKGEATPWENVRFLLIGAVIANLLGTTGASMLLIRPWIRMNKYRITSHHIVFFIFIVANVGGCLTPIGDPPLFLGYLKGIPFFWVITHCWAIWLVGVGTLLAMFYFVDRRNYQRAPKPVREHLAEPGDHWRFDGLANLVFLGAILGAVFISHPPFVREGIMIAAALGSWFTTKEPIHKANHFTWHPLQEVAILFLGIFATMMPALDWLENNAATLNQPGVALFFWGSGTLSSILDNAPTYLSFLSAALGKFVPGDAVQQMQTLLATGIPAQAAFSGPHAEGLRNTLLALQQYHAGDLATRQVTLDEIKICYLLGNANLNAFIVAISAGSVFFGANTYIGNGPNFMVKAIADHQKVHTPGFIGYVFKYTLPFMLPVLVLIWLIFFR